The nucleotide window ctctttttcactttttgacAAAATGGATGTATGAATTGCCTAAAAGCCCTTCTTCCTCTATTGTTTGCAAACAGGAACCTGGGACAATTTTAAATAATTGTCATTTTCAAATACAGGTAAGTGAAATAGATTTCTCAGATTAGAATGTGAGTGAATAAATTAAGTCTGCTTCTAAAAAGTGCCAaatgaaagaataatatatattagtgtaaACGGTTGAAATACTTGCACTCTTTCCATTCCAGTCATTGAATTTGTCACTGCATACCACAAGAGGTGAAACTGAAGGATAAATTCTAAAGCATACTGAATATTGAACTGAATTAGAGAACAAATATTTGATTTCTGATATGTGTTTTCCTAAATTGTATACTTTATTGAATGGAATGAAAGACAGCATTGTAAAAGGAAACAGACAACACAGTATCACATATGCAATTGTGTTATATGTGACATTGAAAACAGCTGTATTTAAAAAAGGTTGGCCAAACCTGAGAAgtcacaacaaaaatattaatatggcATTGTAGAAATCTATTATGTATTAATATGGGAAGAGTGACACAGCAGTTGATATCTTTGATGGTTAACAACTTTCATGTTCATTCCCGTTATTGGTTAAATTTTCAGATTATAAATCAGTGTCATGCCATCATAAAGGCAGTTTTTTTTATAAGATACAAGACTTGTAATAATGTCTGTATTCATttggttatgaatatatatattttttatttcacacaAAATTACTGATGTTGATTAACCATcttgtatatttaatattattggtatactGTAATGAAAACGGAATCTAAACATATTGTTCAGTCAttactatattacatatattttgtatgttttcACCGATACATTGCTCTCTTTGATGTAAAGTAGAATAGTTAAAGGATAGTAAAACACGAGATAAAGTGTCATGTTTATTATTCAATCTGCCTTTCCTCCGTCTGCGTGGAAGCGTCCGTCATCCTGCCGGCGCGCGACCACCCACGGGCCGCCCTCAGCCAGCCCTGCCTCCGGCGGGAGCGCTGCGCGGGGCTCCGCCAGCCGACGTGGCGCGTGTTGGTCGCCACGGTGCGCCCGCCCTCCGTCTGCTCACACACTGTCACGCCCTCGCTCTCCAAAGGTATAAAACCACTTGACCATTttctacacatatttacatattcgtTGTTAAAAgaacatctttccttctcttcatgctGCTCGAAGAGCTCGGCTAGGTGCGAGGTCTCCCTTAAAACATAATCACTCGCGCAGGTTTGAGTGCCCGAGGACGCGGTGCGCTGCTTCCTTCCCCAGGGCACAGGGAAGGTTCGGCAGCCCACGGGAAGGCGCGGAATGGCCACTACGGGCGTTTGGCAGGCCTTGGATTCGCATGTGTTCCTTGCACTCTTGAACCACCTGGATGCTGCTCTGCCCAAGATAGCACCTGCGTGTGGACggtataattttctctttttccttggcGGAGTGAAGTGCCCTCCTTCAAGAGCGAGAGGGCGTTTGAGTGATGATGGGTCCTCCTGACGATGCTGTGACAAAGGCAAGAGCGGTGGCCTGGCCTCTGTCATCTTCCCAACACTATCCAGATCAGCAAAGTGAAAGTCAGCTTATTTGTGGAGTCATATATGCCGCAGAAGCATGACCTCCCAGGCTCCACCACTAACGAGGGCCCTCCACTTGTCCCTCACAGGAGTCGGTCACCCAGTGCTTGAAAGAGACAGGACTAGCTAGTCGCAACTTCTTAACTTCCATGAATGTTTGTTAGTGACATAATGTGTTATTTCTAATTTTTCGTCTCTAGTCTTTTAAGTTTAAAAGTCCCAACCACAGTGATGTACTACTGATGTACTACAAGAAAAAAGTCagaataaaattatatgaaaaacatTATTTGTTGTGCTGTACATAGTAGTGTGAGAGAAAATGTCAAATTGAGACGACACAACATGAATTCCACTTTTAACGTTACAGACATTTAAATCACACGTGCCGAGTTCTCTAAGAATACCGAGTTATGAGGGAAACCGCTAGATATTTGAACTTACTAGACGAAGTTACACTACAATCCGCACACTTATCGGGGTGTCAGTACCTTAACATGTTGGGCAGACGATAGGAAAGTAACAACACAACAATTAGTTTGTTTACGTGAGTTCAAATACAAAATTTGGACAGTAAATGTGTAAATAACTAACCTTGTCTGTTTGCACCCGAAGCGGAACATAGTTGCCAGCGTGCCTTTTATGAGTCGTTATAATCAGCTGATTCATGAATGAATGCTCACGTGAAATAACTACCGTCGCTAtttcaacagtaataacaaaactcAAAAATACCAAGGGCAGTATGATTTGTATTGAAATGGAGCATATGGTTTTCCATTGAAAGCGATGTAATAAGTATAAGTGAAATTGTTCcgtatgttatattttatttgcGCTTCTCCAAAGGTTTCAGCTTATAAGAGCAGAGCCTGGGTTTTAAATGGCacgaattaaatattaaagtttgaaTATCTGTAGTAATAAATATCTATAGCATAAATATATGTTGCAATTTTACGTATCGTTTGTCTTGTTCGGATTTTCTCAGCATCCCATCTTCATTACGGGGAGGCTGCagggtctgatttttttttttttttttctttgatgtccTTTCATGTATCAGAAGGATGGTATTGGtgacagtaataatcattataataataactataataataatatatcttcATCTtgactattgttgtcattatctttatcatttttactgtgtTATTAATGTTCTTCAtatttgctatcatcatcatcagtattatttgtgatttattattttcatttatttatttatcatatatcatttttatttatttatatgcatatattatttttatttatttattattatatattatttttattttatatttacttatatttgtatttatgatttactttttatgaatattgtaattgctgttattataattgatatcattgtcattgctcttattgttattatcattatccaatttactttaatcatcatcatcatcatcatcataacagcaACTTTTAGTGATATCATTTGCagcagtagtgttagtagtagtactagtaatagtggaAGTATTGGTaattatagtagcagtagtggtgataatggtattggtagtagtagtagtagtaatgatggttatAGTGGAAGTGATGCCAGCAACAAAGCGATTGCTGATCAGAAATGGTCACTTGTGTGCCATAGCGCTGCTACAATATTTAATATCTGTCCATTtagaatacatacgtacatttctgtattattatttttttaaattgattaGTTCCTGAATTCATGTGTTTCAGTTAATGtagatgttattgattttgtgaTTCGTATGTTCACAACGTATTCGGAGTACCTTCCGCCGTCCCTCAAGGCACCAAATAGATCGCTTTTTGAGGCATATTTCATAGTTTTATTTTAGTCATGTTTAACGAATCTATGAAACACCTGGGATGGTGGTGggaagttattgtttttttttattgtaattatgtaataaaaacaacaatgtagGGATTTCTTCACGCGCATATATTAAACCAAACAAGATTCTTTTCGTTCCGTTTGTGATTGACGTTATTGAAGTTTGAAGGGGAGAGAAGCCATTCATGACAGATACTAATTGATTTTCATAGTACACACTCTGTCTGGGGTTCTTGCAGTGATTATCTTCAAAACCGGAGTTAGGAGGATTTCGATCCATTCTACAAATGCACTAGTCAGTCTTACCATGTCTTTCATTAAAGCTAATACTACTAGTGTCAACTTCTAGGTGCTCAAAATCCTCTGTGTAcatacgtggtgtgtgtgtgtgtgtatttttatgtatttatgtatgtatatgtattattgtatattatgtacatatgtatttatttatgaatgtagaatgtgtatctatgtacatatgtatataatgtatggatgcattatgtgtatgtatgtgtgtgtgtgtgtgtgtatatatatatatatatatatatatatatatatattatcaatgtatgtatttatatataaatgtaagtatttgtagatatatttatgtataaatgtaagtacttgtagatatatttatgtataaatgtaagtatttgtagatatatttatgtataaatgtaagtatttgtagatatatttatgtataaatgtaagtatttgtagatatatttatgtataaatgtaagtatttgtagatatatttatgtataaatgtaagtatttgtagatatatttatgtataaatgtaagtatttgtagatatatttatgtataaatgtaagtacttgtagatatatttatgtataaatgtaagtacttgtagatatatttatgtataaatgtaagtatttgtagatatatttatgtataaatgtaagtatttgtagatatatttatgtataaatgtaagtatttgtagatatatttatgtataaatgtaagtatttgtagatatatttatgtataaatgtaagtatttgtagatatatttatgtataaatgtaagtatttgtagatatatttatgtataaatgtaagtatttgtagatatatttatgtataaatgtaagtacttgtagatatatttatgtataaatgtaagtatttgtagatatatttatgtataaatgtaagtatttgtagatatatttatgtataaatgtaagtatttgtagatatatttatgtataaatgtaagtatttgtagatatatttatgtataaatgtaagtatttgtagatatatttatgtataaatgtaagtatttgtagatatatttatgtataaatgtaagtatttgtagatatatttatgtataaatgtaagtatttgtagatatatttatgtataaatgtaagtatttgtagatatatttatgtataaatgtaagtatttgtagatatatttatgtataaatgtaagtatttgtagatatatttatgtataaatgtaagtatttgtagatatatttatgtataaatgtaagtatttgtagatatatttatgtataaatgtaagtatttgtagatatatttatgtataaatgtaagtatttgtagatatatttatgtataaatgtaagtatttgtagatatatttatgtataaatgtaagtatttgtagatatatttatgtataaatgtaagtatttgtagatatatttatgtataaatgtaagtatttgtagatatatttatgtataaatgtaagtatttgtagatatatttatgtataaatgtaagtatttgtagatatatttatgtataaatgtaagtatttgtagatatatttatgtataaatgtaagtatttgtagatatatttatgtataaatgtaagtatttgtagatatatttatgtataaatgtaagtatttgtagatatatttatgtataaatgtaagtatttgtagatatatttatgtataaatgtaagtatttgtagatatatttatgtataaatgtaagtatttgtagatatatttatgtataaatgtaagtatttgtagatatatttatgtataaatgtaagtatttgtagatatatttatgtataaatgtaagtatttgtagatatatttatgtataaatgtaagtatttgtagatatatttatgtataaatgtaagtatttgtagatatatttatgtataaatgtaagtatttgtagatatatttatgtataaatgtaagtatttgtagatatatttatgtataaatgtaagtatttgtagatatatttatgtataaatgtaagtatttgtagatatatttatgtataaatgtaagtatttgtagatatatttatgtataaatgtaagtatttgtagatatatttatgtataaatgtaagtatttgtagatatatttatgtataaatgtaagtatttgtagatatatttatgtataaatgtaagtatttgtagatatatttatgtataaatgtaagtatttgtagatatatttatgtataaatgtaagtatttgtagatatatttatgtataaatgtaagtatttgtagatatatttatgtataaatgtaagtatttgtagatatatttatgtataaatgtaagtatttgtagatatatttatgtataaatgtaagtatttgtagatatatttatgtataaatgtaagtatttgtagatatatttatgtataaatgtaagtatttgtagatatatttatgtataaatgtaagtatttgtagatatatttatgtataaatgtaagtatttgtagatatatttatgtataaatgtaagtatttgtagatatatttatgtataaatgtaagtatttgtagatatatttatgtataaatgtaagtatttgtagatatatttatgtataaatgtaagtatttgtagatatatttatgtataaatgtaagtatttgtagatatatttatgtataaatgtaagtatttgtagatatatttatgtataaatgtaagtatttgtagatatatttatgtataaatgtaagtatttgtagatatatttatgtataaatgtaagtatttgtagatatatttatgtataaatgtaagtatttgtagatatatttatgtataaatgtaagtatttgtagatatatttatgtataaatgtaagtatttgtagatatatttatgtataaatgtaagtatttgtagatatatttatgtataaatgtaagtatttgtagatatatttatgtataaatgtaagtatttgtagatatatttatgtataaatgtaagtatttgtagatatatttatgtataaatgtaagtatttgtagatatatttatgtataaatgtaagtatttgtagatatatttatgtataagcaaTAACACtgtatttactttttatataaaaatattaaatagatTTTGAACTAGCTTAGGCAGTAAGGAAATGAGTATACAATTTAAAGGGAGTCAAAACCCACAGCTTTTAGGGTTCAATTCAGATATAAAATACAGGTATAAAATATTTaagattggtgatgataatgaggatataagTACAGAAGGCAGAAGGTAAGTTTACAATCCTATTACAACTTCAATTATGAACCTGAAAATTCCAAATTCCATATTCCATTTAAAAGTAATACAACCaattacttgatatatatatacatattccacaATGCAACTGCAGAATGACTTAGATAATTTTGTCTggattatataacacacacacacacacacacacacacacacacacacacacacacacacacacacacacacacacacacacacacacacacacacacacacacacacacacttatataaatgagtatgtgtaaatgtgtgtgcgttcacatctctatttatgtatttatgttcatgtgtacatatgcatgtatatgtgtacatggtatgtgtatataaagttacAAGTGTAGAAGTGTGTATGAGGAGTATAAaagtgaatgggtgtgtgtgtgtgtttaacaaatAATTTTActaattgttttccttttttagatACTGGATGGCTATAGTATGAGGATAAATTTGCTTATGCCACTGACCCTAACAGTGACAGAGTTTGGGAACAGTATAAAGCTAACTGCATTTCTGACAAAGTGGCACACTGCAAGCCAGTGCTGACAGGGTAGATCATGATTGCTGTGACAGTTTGTTGTGgtactcctttttccccccttatttttaaatatttcataTCCTTACAACAAATACTGCTATGGAAACAGTACTGTGGTGAGAGCATTAAGAAATTTACATTTTCCCATACACTTCTATGGAAGTTTTTCCTTCCTGCCaagcttaaaaaaagagagaaaagaaaatcaaaagaaatccCATTGATAACAAAAGGGTTAATGAACCgtaaaaacaactaaaaataagGTTTGATTGTGAATATGGCATCTGAGCAAAGGAAAGCCAGATTACAAGGCCTTTGGCAGTCTACTTGTTAACTCTCCTAATGCATGACTGGACTCTCAAAGTGAGTGCTGGCTCCATTACTATCAAATCCAGAAATCGCAGACAGCACTCAAGAGCCTGAGATATCTCCTGTAACAAGAGTGAGAAAACGAATTATAAAACGCTAATACCAAGGGCCACGTAACCTTCTACAACCCTTTATGTGACTTGCTTCTTCATGATTAAAACAAAAGCTAGGTGATACACCATCACTGATGAATAATGACTATGACAATCAtggacataataataattatggcagcTGTATAATCTTATGGAGATGATGAATGAGATGCTCGTTGTGACTGGATTAAAAGGCAGATGGCAAATGTCGGAGGATTTTGGTGGAGGTGGGATTTCTGGCCTTAGAAAAGGTAgccatattacaaatatataccttAATcacctatttacttttttttccaatatgtCATAAATTCATTAAACAGTACagtacattaaaaaaaagtaaacatgataaaaatatttagtgatagtaataataattttttaaaatgttgGTTATATTAAAGGTAATGGCCAGGGCTGAGAAATAATAGATTTTCTTCAAAACTTACTCTTTGGTACCATGAGATAAATTTAATCAACAAATAGAATTAATGCGATCAGTAGGTTTGCCATGTCTACCCCTCTAATGCTGCTGCCATGCTGCAAAGTCAAGTTTTGGGAAAAGTGCATGAAGCCATAAAGACACCAGAGAAATACTCATTTCCCATAGGCATGTCTTTAGCTTTCTCTTTAACATTGTGTCTTGCTATCTCTtgtatttctctccctttaactcaatcattctttcctttttcagttACTCAactgttctccttccctcctcctgtttGTCCAATTTTCTGCCTCTGTTAATGGGTTTCTTGTTTAATCTAGTTCTGCTTTGCTTTAGCCTCTACTAGGACATATCTAATGTTTGAGAAATTAAGTAGATCTGAGAAATTATCAGCATCAGCCAGTCCCTCACTGTGATGTCATCAAGGCCTCACACATTCAATTTAGTTCTGGGGTTAGGCATACTTCAAAGCTGATTTCAATCAAAACTGTAAAACAATTTAAATCCAATTGTTGATGGGAATTATTAAATGATACTAAAGAATAGATTTGGGCAAAATCAGAATAACAATGGCCATTGCCTTTAAAATAATTTACTTGAAAAAAAGTACAACACATTTCATATTAATAGTATATGTTTCATTCATAATCTGTTAAGATCTAAATATTTCTTTCATGCCAAAGATTAAAATAATATgaactatcaatattttttacgACAAATTCTAAGAGCATGTTCATAATAAATAATGTGACATTTAATACCATTAGGTTTCACCACTTCTCATAATGTATCAAATTCCATAACAGACCACCATTAGCCACTCccatctcacactcacacatgatttttttttttttttttcactcactctttctccctttcactccttgAATTTCTCAAGTACATAtattctcactctccatctcttgcCCTCAAAACCTTTGCAATCTCGGCCACAATACAGAAAGGTTACAATGCACTTTGTTAAATGATGAGGGTGAATGCCTTAACAAGGCAATTCTTAAAGTTCAGCATCATTACGTATGTACTGTATAACACATCTACACAATCTGACTAACTTCAAACTAAAAAATTATTTTCAACAAATGCAAGCATCTGCCTTGATGCTCTTGCCAAGTAATTTCCATTATGTttttgacaacaataataaaaacagaaaaacatgcCACCTCTCATAAAGCTATGTATGGCCACACGCTACCCATAACAGTAGCAGTTCCAGATTCAGAAAAAAGATCATACCCTACACTGTCTAGAAGTAATTTTCCTATACTGAGAGCATAAAACTTACATATATCGGAAACAATAGAAACATAATACTTGAGTACATTATGAGACTAACAATTTGTCTCACTGCAAAAGTGGTCATGTAAATCAAAAACCTTATATGCCACAGAAAATATTtatcatacaatttttttttggggggaggggagaaaaaaaaaaaaaaaaaaaaaaaaaaaaaacatgcacacaaatgcacgcacacacgcacgcacctgcTTTTCACTTCCCTCAAACAAAATAAGCAAATGATTCTATATTTGCAGCACAGTAAGGCTGAAGGAGAGGCTGGTCTAGCAACTTCAGTTAGTGGGAAGAGAATATCAATACTTCTACAACCATAAGCAGTGCGTGCGCAGGACTTACATGTTTCTTACCACACATTAATTTCATTAGGTATATTTTCTAATCAGTCAATCCACAATGCTGTTTAGGAAAAGACATgtatggaggaaaaaaaagaccctcttttcttttccctaatTTTAATAGTTTCCctgcaaaatataaaatataataagcaAAGGACATTGTGGACTGATtgaacagattttttttattttttatttatttattttttttttttttacttttttactttttaagaaATTTCTTGCACAGCTGTCAAGCAGTTTCTTAAGTTTATAATACCCAACTGTGGATAAGGCTCACAAGAGACAAGACCAAGTTCTTGATGTGATAATGAAATGTACATGTTTAGATACAAAAATTACACTTCATGCCAACTAAAAGTCCCCCAAAACCCGACTGTCTTTCCAGAGTTTCTTCCTTCACAGCATCAGTCTGCAGAAAGCACATGCACTTCACACTGTTCCTGAGTTCAATGGCAGACAATGTGACATATTCAAATAAATTTTGagcttgtatttttctttttttttctttttcttttttat belongs to Penaeus chinensis breed Huanghai No. 1 chromosome 4, ASM1920278v2, whole genome shotgun sequence and includes:
- the LOC125025074 gene encoding uncharacterized protein LOC125025074, translated to MQYHDVNYLRLIFPASVILPARDHPRAALSQPCLRRERCAGLRQPTWRVLVATVRPPSVCSHTVTPSLSKGLSARGRGALLPSPGHREGSAAHGKARNGHYGRLAGLGFACVPCTLEPPGCCSAQDSTCVWTV